A genomic window from Nitrospirota bacterium includes:
- the dnaJ gene encoding molecular chaperone DnaJ — protein MVTAQRDYYEVLGVARDADRKAIKDAFRALALKYHPDRNKEPGAEEQFKEIAEAYAVLSDPQKRAAYDDRGFAGVAGFSPEDLFGGVDFDTLFSGLGFDFGGGLFDRFFRRSAGPVPGANLEVELVVPLARIASGGEETVRVARLTTCSACRGSGAAQGTAPRSCAKCTGTGRQVTRRREGGISMQRVTMCPECEGRGTIIDHPCPACAGRGEAPQEETLAIKIPPGIDDGMALRVAGHGMPGPKPGSPPGDLYVVVRTAPDARFERRGAHLWRTETIDVADAVLGTRVTVPTLNGSASATIPSGTQPDTVMRLRGKGLPHFGATGRGDLNIRIRVRIPEKLTRAEREMYQRLRDAARSAAKGGAV, from the coding sequence ATGGTCACCGCGCAACGCGACTACTATGAAGTCCTCGGGGTGGCTCGCGACGCCGACCGGAAGGCCATCAAAGACGCCTTCCGCGCGCTCGCACTCAAGTACCACCCCGACCGCAACAAGGAGCCCGGTGCCGAAGAGCAATTCAAAGAAATCGCCGAGGCCTACGCGGTCCTCTCGGACCCCCAGAAGCGCGCCGCGTATGACGACAGAGGTTTTGCCGGGGTGGCGGGCTTCTCGCCCGAAGACCTGTTTGGCGGCGTCGACTTCGACACACTGTTCTCGGGATTGGGGTTTGACTTCGGCGGCGGTCTGTTCGACCGATTCTTCCGCCGGAGCGCGGGCCCGGTTCCCGGCGCCAACCTCGAAGTGGAACTGGTCGTGCCGCTCGCTCGCATCGCGTCCGGAGGCGAAGAAACCGTCCGCGTGGCGCGACTGACAACGTGTTCCGCATGCCGCGGCTCGGGGGCTGCGCAAGGCACCGCCCCGCGCAGTTGCGCGAAGTGCACTGGAACGGGCCGGCAGGTCACCAGGCGCCGCGAGGGCGGCATCAGCATGCAACGAGTCACAATGTGCCCCGAATGCGAAGGGCGCGGCACCATCATCGATCACCCTTGTCCCGCGTGCGCGGGCCGCGGCGAAGCCCCCCAAGAGGAAACGCTGGCGATCAAGATCCCACCGGGGATCGACGACGGCATGGCGTTGCGCGTGGCGGGGCACGGGATGCCGGGCCCCAAGCCGGGAAGCCCTCCGGGGGATCTCTACGTGGTCGTGCGCACGGCTCCCGACGCGCGCTTCGAGCGCCGCGGCGCACACCTGTGGCGAACCGAGACGATCGACGTAGCCGACGCCGTGTTGGGAACCCGCGTCACCGTGCCCACGTTGAACGGCTCGGCGAGCGCCACGATCCCTTCGGGAACCCAGCCCGACACGGTCATGCGGCTTCGCGGCAAGGGGCTCCCGCACTTCGGCGCGACGGGCCGCGGCGACCTCAATATCCGCATTCGGGTGAGAATCCCGGAAAAGCTCACACGCGCCGAACGAGAGATGTACCAGCGTCTGCGCGACGCGGCAAGGAGCGCGGCCAAAGGCGGCGCCGTCTAA
- the nhaA gene encoding Na+/H+ antiporter NhaA gives MPTLIERSLRPFERFVKLESSGGVLLLGCSLLALLAANSLWAGAVEHLWETPVTIGAGRWILTLSLHHWINDGLMAIFFFVIGLEIKREFLVGELASPRHAALPVAAAVGGMAIPAAIYALFNGGTPTARGWGIPMATDIAFAIGILTLLGKRVPLSLKVFLTALAIVDDLGSVVVIALFYTETINWGSVFPGLIILVVLMELNRQGVRHPLVYGVLGLGLWFAVLSSGIHATIAGVLLAMTIPSRARLDSDQFLAQSRATLEEFERAGHSREDEFISEAHQSALQALKSGTIHVQTPMERLEHTLHPGMQFVVMPLFALANAGVSFSGLGLELLADPVVLGVFFGLVVGKQVGIFLFAWGAVRAGLAALPSELGWRHIYGAAWLGGIGFTMSLFIANLAFAESALLSSAKLGILSASLVAGLTGWAILSRTRAGGTRTPETASDGHARAPLGASRPGEAVEKTGGR, from the coding sequence ATGCCGACTCTGATCGAACGCTCGTTGCGGCCGTTCGAACGATTCGTCAAGCTCGAGTCTTCGGGGGGCGTTCTCCTCCTCGGGTGCTCGCTGCTCGCTCTTCTTGCGGCGAACTCCTTGTGGGCAGGAGCGGTTGAACACCTCTGGGAAACGCCCGTCACGATCGGCGCGGGCCGCTGGATATTGACGCTGTCTCTCCACCACTGGATCAACGACGGTTTGATGGCGATTTTTTTCTTCGTCATCGGCCTGGAGATCAAGCGGGAATTTTTGGTGGGCGAACTCGCGTCCCCCCGACATGCTGCGCTTCCCGTTGCGGCCGCGGTCGGCGGGATGGCGATTCCCGCCGCCATCTATGCGCTGTTCAACGGCGGGACCCCCACCGCGCGCGGGTGGGGCATCCCGATGGCGACGGACATTGCATTCGCCATCGGTATCCTGACGCTGTTGGGCAAGCGTGTCCCCCTCTCGCTCAAGGTCTTCCTCACCGCGTTGGCGATCGTGGACGACCTGGGCTCGGTGGTGGTGATCGCCTTGTTCTACACGGAGACCATCAACTGGGGGAGCGTGTTCCCGGGCCTCATTATTCTCGTGGTTCTGATGGAACTGAACCGGCAGGGCGTGCGGCACCCGCTGGTGTACGGGGTCTTGGGCTTGGGGCTCTGGTTCGCGGTCCTCTCATCCGGAATCCACGCCACGATCGCGGGCGTCTTGTTGGCGATGACCATCCCGTCGCGCGCCCGTCTCGACAGCGATCAGTTCCTGGCGCAGAGCCGCGCGACGTTGGAGGAGTTCGAGCGGGCCGGGCACTCCCGGGAGGACGAGTTCATCTCCGAAGCGCATCAATCCGCGCTGCAGGCGTTGAAAAGCGGGACGATTCACGTTCAGACCCCGATGGAGCGATTGGAGCATACACTGCATCCCGGGATGCAGTTTGTGGTCATGCCGCTCTTCGCGCTGGCGAACGCCGGCGTTTCGTTCTCGGGGCTGGGGCTTGAACTGCTGGCTGATCCGGTCGTGCTGGGTGTCTTCTTCGGGCTGGTGGTCGGCAAGCAGGTCGGGATCTTTTTGTTTGCGTGGGGCGCGGTCCGAGCGGGTCTCGCCGCATTGCCGTCGGAGTTGGGGTGGCGCCACATCTACGGCGCGGCGTGGCTGGGCGGCATCGGGTTCACCATGTCGCTGTTCATCGCGAACCTGGCGTTCGCCGAATCCGCGTTGTTGTCCTCGGCCAAACTCGGAATCTTGAGCGCATCGCTGGTCGCCGGATTGACCGGATGGGCGATCCTGAGCCGCACGCGGGCCGGCGGGACCCGCACCCCTGAGACTGCGTCGGATGGTCACGCCCGCGCTCCGCTCGGGGCGTCACGGCCTGGGGAGGCGGTCGAGAAGACAGGGGGACGGTGA
- the dnaK gene encoding molecular chaperone DnaK, translated as MLVIGIDLGTSNSSAAVLRGGRPVTIPSAEGVSLGGKAFPSYVAVTADGQMIIGEPARRQAVVNPEGTATAFKRRMGRRETIRLRDREFSPEQLSAFLLQKIKRDAEAFLGEPVTQAVITVPAYFDDNQRSATKDAGRIAGIEVLRLVNEPTAASLAYGLDRLGQELRILVVDLGGGTLDVTVMEFGKGVFEVKATSGDTQLGGTDMNQRLLAHLSDRVRDQLGADIRGDRKAEARMLEAAEIAKIELSNTMTTRVSLPYLTAVRGEAKHFEYELTRAELERVVRPVIERCRPPVEQALRDAGITSKDIDRLIFVGGPTRMPVVRTFFEDLLGKKAEVGVDPMECVAAGAAIQAGVLAGEKGLGEIVLVDVTPLTLGVETLGGVATSLIGRNTPIPVRRAETFTTAADMQTSVTIHVYQGERPMAADNTTLGTFNLDGLAPAPRGVPKIDVAFDIDANGILNVSAKDMATGRSQSIRITGSTRLSDEDKRRMIQEAERYAEQDRKRKADAEALNAADNLCYEADKTLAEFGDKLAPELRARIQKAVADTKEAYTKRDAALVAQRTETLKQALQEVGKVVYAQAAAAGRPSPAGGPTPGAPSPEGIGPHERVVDAEYTETKKG; from the coding sequence ATGCTTGTCATCGGTATCGACCTGGGAACGTCCAACTCTTCCGCCGCGGTCTTGCGCGGCGGCCGGCCGGTCACGATCCCGAGCGCGGAAGGCGTGAGCCTGGGCGGCAAGGCCTTCCCGAGCTATGTGGCCGTGACCGCAGATGGTCAGATGATCATCGGCGAGCCCGCGCGACGCCAAGCCGTGGTGAACCCGGAAGGCACGGCAACCGCATTCAAGCGCCGCATGGGCCGGCGTGAGACCATCCGACTACGCGACCGTGAGTTCTCGCCCGAACAACTTTCAGCGTTCCTCCTGCAAAAGATCAAGCGGGATGCCGAAGCGTTTCTCGGCGAGCCCGTGACCCAGGCCGTCATCACCGTTCCCGCGTACTTCGACGACAACCAGCGAAGCGCAACCAAGGACGCCGGCCGCATCGCGGGGATCGAGGTGTTGCGGCTGGTGAACGAGCCGACCGCCGCGTCGCTCGCGTACGGTCTCGACCGCCTCGGCCAGGAATTGCGAATCCTGGTCGTCGACCTGGGCGGCGGCACCCTGGACGTGACCGTGATGGAGTTCGGCAAAGGCGTGTTTGAGGTCAAAGCCACCAGCGGCGATACCCAACTGGGCGGGACGGACATGAACCAGCGCCTCCTGGCCCACCTCTCGGATCGGGTGCGCGACCAACTCGGCGCCGACATCCGCGGCGACCGCAAGGCCGAGGCGCGGATGCTCGAAGCGGCTGAAATCGCGAAGATCGAACTCTCGAATACGATGACGACGCGCGTGAGCCTCCCCTACCTGACCGCGGTACGGGGCGAGGCCAAGCATTTCGAGTACGAGCTCACGCGCGCGGAGCTGGAACGCGTGGTCCGCCCCGTCATCGAGCGCTGCCGCCCGCCCGTGGAGCAGGCGCTCCGCGACGCGGGCATCACGTCCAAGGACATCGACCGCCTGATCTTCGTCGGCGGTCCTACTCGGATGCCCGTGGTCCGCACGTTCTTCGAGGACTTGCTCGGCAAAAAGGCCGAAGTCGGGGTCGATCCCATGGAGTGCGTGGCCGCCGGAGCCGCGATCCAGGCTGGCGTGCTGGCGGGCGAGAAAGGATTGGGGGAGATCGTGTTGGTCGACGTCACGCCGCTCACCCTCGGCGTGGAGACCCTCGGCGGCGTCGCCACGTCGCTGATCGGGCGCAACACGCCGATTCCGGTTCGGCGCGCCGAGACCTTCACCACCGCCGCAGACATGCAGACCAGCGTGACCATCCACGTGTACCAAGGTGAGCGCCCCATGGCCGCCGACAACACCACCTTGGGCACGTTCAACCTCGATGGCCTCGCGCCCGCCCCGCGCGGCGTGCCCAAGATCGACGTGGCCTTCGACATCGACGCGAACGGCATCCTGAATGTGTCGGCCAAGGACATGGCGACCGGGAGATCGCAATCGATTCGGATCACTGGCTCCACCAGGCTCTCCGACGAAGACAAGCGTCGGATGATCCAAGAGGCCGAGCGTTACGCTGAGCAGGACAGGAAGCGCAAGGCCGACGCCGAGGCCCTCAACGCCGCCGACAACCTCTGCTACGAAGCCGATAAGACCTTGGCAGAGTTCGGCGACAAGCTGGCCCCGGAACTTCGGGCCCGCATTCAGAAGGCCGTGGCGGACACCAAAGAAGCGTATACCAAACGGGACGCCGCGCTCGTCGCGCAACGCACCGAGACGCTCAAGCAAGCGCTGCAGGAAGTCGGCAAGGTCGTCTACGCCCAAGCGGCCGCAGCGGGAAGACCATCACCCGCCGGCGGACCCACGCCGGGTGCGCCGTCCCCCGAGGGGATCGGCCCACACGAGCGAGTCGTGGACGCGGAGTACACCGAGACCAAGAAAGGCTAA
- a CDS encoding GGDEF domain-containing protein has translation MTATPESSGSTRNARHADETTVGMADASEKRRLNRKVRNLACLVVISGASIGEKIALAKDRYLVGRQADADICFDDALVSRRHAELLVAPEGVVILRDLGSRNGTYCNEQKITERELRDGDLLWIGGSVLKYVAPDSAESLYVNVMSDRARLDGLTGLLNRRTLEDYLERIFQRCRALHEPLSVAMVDVDHFKRVNDEWGHQAGDFVLKEIASLLKHGFRPTDLLARYGGEEFGLILPYTNEQEALTVGERIRSAVAAHRFEFREQRIHVTISVGIAELSERLEAAPVLIGHADRALYAAKQRGRNQTVCFSAT, from the coding sequence ATGACCGCGACACCCGAATCATCTGGGTCTACCCGCAACGCCCGTCACGCCGATGAAACCACGGTCGGCATGGCCGACGCGTCCGAAAAGCGCCGGCTCAACCGCAAAGTCCGAAATCTGGCGTGTTTGGTCGTGATCAGCGGCGCGTCGATAGGCGAGAAGATCGCTCTGGCCAAGGACCGGTACCTGGTCGGCCGACAGGCGGATGCGGACATCTGTTTCGATGACGCGTTGGTCTCCCGGCGGCACGCGGAACTGCTGGTCGCGCCTGAGGGCGTCGTCATTCTTCGGGATCTGGGGAGCCGCAACGGCACGTACTGCAACGAGCAGAAGATCACGGAACGCGAACTCAGAGACGGCGATCTGTTGTGGATCGGCGGCTCGGTGCTCAAATACGTGGCGCCGGACAGCGCCGAGAGCCTGTATGTGAACGTGATGTCGGACCGGGCCCGGCTTGACGGGCTCACCGGGCTGTTGAATCGACGGACTCTGGAGGACTATCTCGAGCGGATCTTCCAGCGCTGCCGAGCCCTCCACGAGCCCCTCTCGGTCGCCATGGTGGACGTGGACCATTTCAAAAGGGTCAACGACGAGTGGGGGCATCAAGCCGGCGACTTCGTGCTCAAGGAGATCGCCTCGCTCCTGAAACACGGGTTTCGACCCACCGATCTCCTCGCACGATACGGAGGGGAAGAGTTTGGCCTGATCCTGCCGTACACCAACGAGCAGGAAGCCCTCACGGTCGGCGAACGGATCCGCTCCGCGGTGGCAGCGCATCGGTTTGAGTTTCGAGAGCAGCGGATACACGTCACCATCAGCGTCGGAATCGCTGAGCTGTCCGAACGTTTGGAAGCGGCGCCCGTGTTGATCGGTCATGCCGACCGCGCCCTGTACGCGGCCAAGCAACGCGGCCGGAACCAAACCGTCTGCTTTAGCGCGACCTAA
- a CDS encoding lytic murein transglycosylase, translated as MIEETRRAFLQRALARLGVLAAPWLGYAPRAEAHPPGPSDAPALNTPKYLELLDELQREHGFERNALAALFGKARLRSEIGGLFEHAPERLPVEQYFHRLVTPDLTRGGVTYLRQRRGLFQTIEKRYGVDPAVITAIVGVETRYGRRPDGGYRVFDALNTIFSEVGRREGFARRELIQFLLLCREEKWNPLDVKGSYAGAMGTPQFVPSSYRNYAVDHDGDGRRDLWRSDGDIAASVANFLIAHGWRSGEQIRLYVNVDPEQGRIRDLLDQGLEGRVRLKELPDLGGGWSADLRPSELDQEVSLFAYAWKEGRRTVALLPNFHTLLRYNRSVNYALVVADLAELYGGLAGSA; from the coding sequence GTGATTGAAGAGACTCGCCGCGCGTTCCTGCAACGGGCGCTGGCCCGGCTCGGGGTGCTGGCCGCACCGTGGCTCGGGTACGCGCCGCGGGCCGAGGCGCATCCACCGGGCCCATCCGACGCGCCCGCGCTGAACACGCCCAAATACCTCGAACTCTTGGACGAACTTCAACGCGAACACGGCTTCGAGCGGAATGCCCTTGCCGCGCTGTTCGGGAAGGCACGACTGCGATCAGAGATCGGAGGTCTCTTCGAACATGCTCCGGAGCGCTTGCCGGTGGAGCAGTATTTCCACCGGCTGGTCACGCCGGACCTGACGCGCGGCGGGGTGACCTACCTTCGCCAGCGGCGCGGGCTGTTTCAGACCATCGAGAAGCGGTACGGGGTGGATCCCGCGGTCATCACCGCGATTGTGGGAGTTGAGACGCGGTACGGCCGTCGCCCCGACGGTGGATATCGGGTCTTCGACGCCCTCAATACCATCTTCTCCGAGGTCGGGCGGCGTGAAGGATTCGCGCGCCGCGAATTGATCCAGTTTCTCCTGCTGTGTCGCGAGGAAAAATGGAACCCGCTGGACGTCAAGGGCTCCTACGCAGGGGCGATGGGCACGCCGCAGTTCGTCCCGTCCAGCTACCGGAACTACGCGGTTGACCATGACGGCGACGGCCGGCGCGACCTGTGGCGGTCTGACGGTGACATCGCAGCGAGCGTGGCGAACTTCCTCATTGCTCACGGGTGGCGCTCCGGCGAGCAGATACGCCTCTACGTGAACGTGGACCCAGAGCAGGGCCGGATCCGCGACCTGCTCGATCAGGGACTAGAGGGGAGGGTTCGTCTCAAAGAGTTGCCCGATCTCGGCGGCGGGTGGAGCGCTGATCTGCGCCCCTCGGAGCTCGATCAGGAGGTGTCGCTGTTCGCCTATGCGTGGAAGGAGGGCCGCCGGACCGTGGCGCTCCTGCCCAACTTCCACACGCTTCTGCGGTACAATCGCTCGGTGAACTACGCGCTGGTGGTGGCCGACCTGGCGGAGTTGTACGGCGGGTTGGCGGGCAGCGCATAA
- a CDS encoding ATP-grasp domain-containing protein: MKRLRIAALMHEDLIPPEDVTGIDLNTVEWKTEYDVVKALRCMKHEVLPVGVRSDLGVLRKPLEDFKPDIAFNLLEEFNDVPLWDQNVVSFLELMGIPYTGCNPRGLMLARDKGLSKKLLSYHRIPFPDFMVVPIGRKPRRPKRLEFPLIVKSVCEEASLGISQASIVADDEKLRERVAFMHQNVKTPAIVERYIAGRELYVGVLGNEKLQVLPVWELDLSRMPEDAPKIATQRVKWSLAYQKKYNITSGVAKDLPNGLPDRIHHLAKRVYRVLGLSGYARLDLRLDPEGHVYIIEANPNPQIGDGEDFAESAKRVGLSYKALMQRILTLGLAWRPDRLAA; the protein is encoded by the coding sequence ATGAAGAGGCTACGAATCGCGGCGCTAATGCATGAGGACCTGATCCCGCCGGAGGACGTCACGGGTATCGACCTCAACACGGTCGAGTGGAAGACCGAGTACGACGTGGTCAAGGCGTTGCGTTGCATGAAGCACGAAGTCCTGCCGGTCGGCGTGCGCAGCGACCTGGGCGTGCTCCGGAAACCCCTCGAGGACTTCAAACCCGACATCGCGTTCAACCTGCTCGAGGAATTCAACGACGTACCGTTGTGGGATCAGAACGTCGTCTCGTTTTTGGAATTGATGGGCATCCCCTACACCGGCTGCAATCCGCGCGGCCTCATGTTGGCCCGAGACAAAGGGCTTTCCAAGAAACTGCTCTCGTACCATCGGATTCCGTTCCCGGATTTCATGGTGGTGCCCATCGGGCGCAAGCCCCGTCGGCCCAAGCGTCTCGAATTTCCGTTGATCGTGAAATCCGTGTGCGAAGAGGCCTCGCTCGGCATCTCACAGGCTTCGATCGTGGCCGACGACGAGAAGCTGCGCGAGCGCGTGGCGTTCATGCACCAGAACGTCAAGACGCCCGCAATCGTGGAGCGCTACATCGCAGGCCGCGAATTGTACGTGGGCGTGTTGGGCAATGAGAAGCTGCAGGTGCTCCCGGTCTGGGAACTGGACCTGAGCCGCATGCCCGAAGACGCACCGAAAATCGCCACGCAGCGGGTCAAGTGGAGCCTCGCGTACCAGAAGAAGTACAACATTACCTCGGGCGTGGCCAAGGACCTCCCCAACGGCCTGCCCGACCGTATCCACCACCTGGCCAAACGCGTCTATCGCGTCCTTGGCTTATCCGGCTACGCGCGCCTGGACCTGCGCCTCGACCCGGAGGGCCACGTCTACATCATCGAAGCCAACCCCAACCCCCAGATCGGCGACGGCGAAGACTTCGCCGAATCCGCCAAGCGCGTCGGCCTGTCGTACAAAGCGCTGATGCAACGCATCCTGACGCTGGGCCTGGCCTGGCGGCCGGACCGCCTGGCGGCGTAG
- a CDS encoding SRPBCC family protein: MKTRLGDSSGSPSYRAPRRVSRVALWVGAAVLAVAAVAFIVGWFLPADYHIGAELVIPTPAERVWRGLVVPDRWSKWLPWIRTVIVTNDLRGGVGSRRRIVSVLPGGRELVSDVEVTEWTEGSRYAHRHLTDSLDGWTLPVSDGRVEVDLERVADHACRLRITASFRASGALARWWALVVAKPLAGRALNERLDEFSSRIQSATPET; encoded by the coding sequence ATGAAGACGCGGCTTGGCGATTCGAGCGGGAGTCCCTCCTACCGGGCGCCTCGGCGCGTGTCTCGCGTTGCGCTTTGGGTCGGCGCGGCCGTCCTGGCGGTGGCGGCTGTCGCGTTCATCGTCGGGTGGTTCCTGCCTGCGGACTACCATATCGGGGCCGAGCTTGTCATCCCTACGCCCGCGGAGCGGGTGTGGCGGGGATTGGTGGTACCCGACCGCTGGAGCAAGTGGCTTCCGTGGATTCGAACGGTTATCGTAACCAACGATCTCCGCGGAGGGGTGGGCAGTCGACGCCGGATTGTGAGCGTTCTTCCCGGAGGGCGAGAGCTTGTCAGCGACGTGGAGGTGACGGAGTGGACGGAGGGCTCGCGGTACGCTCACCGTCACCTGACGGATTCTCTCGATGGGTGGACTCTGCCGGTCTCGGACGGCCGAGTCGAGGTGGACCTCGAACGCGTGGCCGATCACGCGTGTCGCCTTCGGATCACCGCCTCCTTTCGAGCGAGCGGGGCGCTGGCTCGGTGGTGGGCGTTGGTTGTGGCCAAACCGCTTGCGGGAAGGGCGCTGAACGAACGGCTCGACGAATTCTCCTCCCGCATCCAGAGCGCCACGCCGGAAACCTGA
- the treY gene encoding malto-oligosyltrehalose synthase: MNAPQPHALRIPVSTYRVQLNPEFAFADAERIIPYLHALGVTDCYTSPYLKAVPGSRHGYDVVDPTTLNPELGTQTDYNAFVAALARHDMGHLLDVVPNHMGIAASANAWWLDVLENGPSSRYAAFFDIDWHPLKLELNEKVLLPILGNQYGMSLENQEILLGYSDGTFVIRYYDHTLPVAPKSYTRILTHRLDELIAATGAENPSVQELQSIVTAIGHLPARSQQDPASVAERYREKEIIKKRLAAVVRESPTVARFIEDNVRAFNGAKGQPGSFDSLHALLDDQAYRLADWRVASEEINYRRFFDVNELVALRMEHPDVFQKTHALIFELIRQGAVTGLRIDHVDGLYDPRDYLRQLQASAVSATTPHETGRPVFVVVEKILGASERVPEDWPVYGTTGYDFLNLVNGLFVEGGNERLMSDIYGRFTGVRTRFDELAYHSKQLIMQTSMASEINVLAHHVNLLSERNRRFRDFTLNSLTHAIREIIASFPVYRTYVTPDPNTPVSDRDRAYIRLAVAKAKRRNPALSGLVFDFVRDLLLKASDEGTPTDRDERVAFLMKFQQTTSPVTAKGVEDTAHYVYNRLLSLNEVGGDPERFGVEPRAFHDAMLERAARWPYALSITSTHDTKRGEDVRARLNVLSEIPKEWRARLGRWHRLNRKKRIVVDDQPTPDPNEECFLYQTLIGSWPSGDVSGAAWDAFHDRIQQYMTKALREAKVHTSWINPNQPYEDAVARFISTILDRGSARAFLEDIARFVARVSPLGIYNSLAQQVLKIAAPGVPDFYQGTELWDLSLVDPDNRRPVEFERRVSLVEDLQQRSAAGNRRALAEDLVRTRTDGRIKLFVIMTALRYRRHHAPLFLDGSYVPLDTVGARRRHVVAFARTHRDRMIIAAVPRLVATLLPDADALPHGSAVWGDTGIRLPPTRPDSTFHNLFTGEPVTATIIDGQPALRASEVFSTFPVSLLEGRT, encoded by the coding sequence ATGAACGCCCCCCAGCCGCACGCTTTACGGATTCCGGTTTCGACCTACCGGGTGCAGTTGAACCCGGAGTTCGCGTTCGCCGACGCGGAACGGATCATTCCGTATCTTCACGCCCTCGGCGTGACAGACTGCTATACGTCTCCCTACTTGAAAGCCGTACCCGGCAGCCGCCACGGTTACGACGTGGTCGATCCCACGACGCTGAATCCCGAGTTGGGAACCCAGACGGACTACAATGCGTTCGTTGCCGCACTGGCACGCCACGACATGGGACACCTGCTTGACGTGGTCCCCAACCACATGGGCATCGCTGCGTCGGCAAACGCCTGGTGGCTTGACGTGCTCGAAAACGGACCGAGTTCCCGCTACGCCGCGTTCTTCGACATCGATTGGCACCCGCTCAAACTCGAACTCAATGAGAAGGTGTTGCTCCCGATCTTGGGCAATCAATACGGCATGTCCCTGGAGAACCAGGAGATTCTACTGGGATACTCGGACGGCACCTTCGTGATCCGGTACTACGATCACACCCTGCCGGTTGCGCCGAAATCCTACACCCGTATCCTCACCCATCGGCTCGACGAGCTGATCGCGGCGACAGGTGCGGAGAATCCGTCCGTCCAAGAACTGCAAAGTATCGTGACCGCCATCGGGCATCTTCCCGCCAGGAGCCAGCAGGACCCCGCGAGCGTGGCGGAGCGTTATCGCGAGAAGGAGATCATCAAAAAGCGCCTGGCGGCCGTGGTTCGGGAGAGTCCCACGGTCGCGCGCTTCATCGAGGACAACGTCCGCGCATTCAACGGCGCAAAGGGCCAGCCTGGAAGCTTTGATTCGCTCCACGCGCTGCTCGATGACCAAGCCTACCGCCTGGCGGACTGGCGCGTCGCCTCGGAAGAGATCAACTATCGGCGATTCTTCGACGTCAATGAACTCGTCGCCCTCCGGATGGAGCACCCCGATGTGTTCCAGAAGACGCACGCGCTGATCTTTGAGCTCATTCGTCAGGGGGCCGTCACCGGGCTGCGGATCGATCACGTGGACGGGCTCTACGACCCCCGCGATTACCTGCGCCAACTCCAGGCATCGGCCGTCTCGGCAACCACGCCGCACGAGACCGGGCGCCCAGTCTTTGTCGTGGTGGAGAAGATCCTGGGAGCCTCCGAACGCGTTCCCGAGGACTGGCCCGTGTACGGGACCACGGGCTATGACTTCCTGAATCTGGTGAACGGACTTTTTGTTGAGGGCGGAAACGAGCGCCTGATGAGCGACATCTACGGCCGATTCACCGGCGTCCGTACGCGGTTCGACGAACTTGCGTACCACAGCAAGCAGTTGATCATGCAGACGTCCATGGCGAGCGAGATCAATGTGCTGGCGCACCACGTGAATCTCTTATCGGAGCGCAACCGCCGATTCCGCGACTTCACGCTGAACAGTCTCACCCACGCGATCCGCGAGATCATCGCTTCCTTTCCGGTCTACCGTACGTACGTCACGCCGGATCCGAACACCCCGGTCAGTGACCGGGACCGCGCGTATATCCGACTGGCGGTCGCCAAAGCGAAACGACGCAATCCCGCCCTCAGCGGTTTGGTGTTTGACTTCGTGCGCGACCTCCTGCTGAAAGCATCCGATGAAGGCACTCCGACGGACCGTGACGAGCGCGTGGCCTTCTTGATGAAGTTTCAGCAAACGACCAGCCCGGTCACCGCAAAGGGCGTCGAAGACACCGCGCACTATGTCTACAATCGGCTCCTCTCGTTGAACGAAGTCGGCGGTGACCCGGAGCGGTTCGGCGTCGAGCCACGCGCCTTCCACGACGCCATGCTCGAACGCGCTGCCCGCTGGCCGTATGCCCTCTCCATCACTTCGACGCACGATACCAAGCGCGGTGAAGACGTGCGGGCCCGCCTTAACGTCCTCTCGGAGATCCCCAAAGAGTGGCGCGCGCGGCTGGGGCGCTGGCACCGGCTGAATCGGAAGAAGCGAATCGTGGTCGACGACCAACCGACTCCGGACCCCAACGAAGAGTGTTTTCTGTATCAAACGCTGATCGGCAGCTGGCCCTCGGGCGACGTCTCCGGAGCGGCGTGGGACGCGTTTCACGATCGCATCCAGCAGTACATGACCAAAGCACTGAGGGAAGCCAAAGTCCACACCAGTTGGATCAACCCCAACCAGCCCTACGAGGACGCGGTCGCCCGATTCATCTCGACCATCCTGGACCGCGGCTCGGCTCGTGCGTTTTTGGAAGATATTGCACGGTTCGTCGCGCGTGTCTCGCCACTGGGCATCTACAATTCGCTGGCGCAGCAGGTCTTGAAGATCGCCGCGCCGGGCGTCCCGGACTTCTATCAGGGAACCGAGCTCTGGGATCTCTCCCTGGTCGACCCCGACAACCGGCGCCCTGTCGAGTTCGAGCGTCGAGTCTCCCTCGTCGAGGACCTGCAGCAGAGGTCGGCCGCGGGCAACCGACGCGCGCTGGCCGAAGACCTCGTCCGGACCAGGACGGACGGTCGGATCAAGCTGTTTGTAATCATGACCGCCCTCCGGTATCGGCGGCACCACGCGCCGCTGTTCCTCGATGGCTCGTACGTTCCGTTGGACACGGTCGGGGCACGGCGCCGGCACGTGGTCGCTTTCGCCAGAACCCACCGAGATCGGATGATCATCGCAGCGGTTCCGCGTTTGGTGGCGACCCTCCTGCCCGATGCCGATGCGCTGCCGCACGGCTCCGCGGTGTGGGGGGACACCGGGATCAGGCTTCCGCCCACTCGCCCCGACTCCACCTTTCACAATCTCTTCACCGGAGAACCGGTGACGGCGACGATCATCGACGGACAGCCTGCGCTGCGGGCATCGGAGGTCTTTTCCACGTTTCCCGTCTCGCTTCTGGAAGGCCGCACCTGA